The segment caataatcTCTCCACAAAGAGATTTCTTCCTACAATTTTGCAACATAAACTTCCCAAAGCTGTCCTCCCTGTACGTGGACCGAATGGAATTGCATGACCAGGAAAGTGTAACCAGTGGCATAGCGTTCTTTACCGAGCGCTGTACAAACTTGGAACGGTTAGTTCTTCATCCAAAGTTTATGATACGGACACCGATATTTACAACAATCTGCACCAATTGCGTTGCTCTTCAGAAGCTGGAACTTAGCCTGGACTATCTAGATGGAGATGCCCTGAAGAATGTCACCAATCTTCAGAACCTTAAAGTAACGAAAAACTTCTATACTGATTCATTGTATCAATGTTACAATTTGAATATGTACTGTTTTAGGCGCTCACATTTCAGGGTACGGCTTATTTTCGTGAAACCGCACGCTGGCCGTATCAAATAGGTTCCTTGGTGGCGGTGAAAATAGCCGGCAGTCGGTTTCCACTGACGCTGCTGGAGTTTATAGCCGACATAGCTCCAAATCTGAACGCGCTAGCGTTGGAGGATGTCGAAAATCCGGAGGAAATGTTTCGAATTTTGCCGTCGATGGTTGGACACATCCGTCACCTGGAGTTGGGTTATTCTGCGCGGTTTGAAAGACCGGTGACTTGAATGATGATATTGAGATTTAGATGTGGCACGCTTACCGATTGTTACTATTTCAGCCGTCATGTCATCCGTCTGGACTGCTGCGCAGTCTAGACAATCTGGAGACGTACAGTTTGAGGCGAGTTATCATCAAGCATGGTATACAGGGGTGGCTGCAAGATGCTCCGCATCTGAAGTGGGTTTTACTAGCGAGCTGTGCAACGTTAACCGATACCCATCTGGTGATTCTGACTACCAATTGTCCAAAGTTGAGGCAGCTGACGATTCGGGATTGCTGTTCGATAACACAGAAAGGTATTGATGAATTTAAAATGAGGATTCCGCTTTGCAGGATAAGCGGTGATTGGCAGTAAGAGATTCAGTACGAGATTGATGGAAAGGCTGCTAGTTTAGACTACGAATATGTGATAAAGTTGAAAGACTATAAATAAACACTgcaaaacaactatttttttagTTTCTCCATTCGATCTTCTCCATTCGTTAGCTGCATGTTTGCGAAGATTTTAAAGCGTTTTTCTTAATATCGCACCTCGGCTAACCTGTCGCTTGCGAGCCTTACCAAACATATAGTTCAGCT is part of the Sabethes cyaneus chromosome 2, idSabCyanKW18_F2, whole genome shotgun sequence genome and harbors:
- the LOC128737774 gene encoding uncharacterized protein LOC128737774, yielding MVISDEHQFFSIIDLPNEIQLQVFEYLDLKTRLIASRVCRLWNALAFTGRLMGEICVHLNLKERNLARTIDVLGSSARRYRHVVINFSNSSFSSVDTLADILSVNDALETLVLTGISRIETDQLFKLLENVPNLVRMFLLGDAVDEYSKMNLLELPKCHVTGIPVGAHPRWIETFPVDSSVVLRSLDNLCLLSPTLSSSDGLQCIPYICPNIRRLQITGTDASVAAMFEHFHNKLEKISIISPQRDFFLQFCNINFPKLSSLYVDRMELHDQESVTSGIAFFTERCTNLERLVLHPKFMIRTPIFTTICTNCVALQKLELSLDYLDGDALKNVTNLQNLKALTFQGTAYFRETARWPYQIGSLVAVKIAGSRFPLTLLEFIADIAPNLNALALEDVENPEEMFRILPSMVGHIRHLELGYSARFERPPSCHPSGLLRSLDNLETYSLRRVIIKHGIQGWLQDAPHLKWVLLASCATLTDTHLVILTTNCPKLRQLTIRDCCSITQKGIDEFKMRIPLCRISGDWQ